One Antedon mediterranea chromosome 1, ecAntMedi1.1, whole genome shotgun sequence genomic window, CCATCAATATGGTCAATGCATTCACCACCATTCATACATGAAATACCACTACAATCATTTACATCTGAAACAAATATTATCCCataaattgtttaaacattttccTCTGGTTTTGAAGTAGTATATTTAGAAGTAGTTTACTGATTGTAAACCAGTATATATTTAACTTGCGTTTCAAGACAGTTTCGTCAAGCTGTCCACATACAACTGACAAAGTTTAGCTGATAGCTTGACGAAACTGTCTTGAAACGCAAGTTAAATATATACTGGTTTACAATCAATGAACTACATATCAATATCccataaattgtttaaaagtgacTTTCATATCACAAAAGATAGTAAAATACTggtaaacattattaaaactcAAACAGGTTTTCTTTCTTACTTGATTGACAATTTTGTCCACTAAAACCTGGTGCGCAGTTACAACTGTACGCATTTCCTACCGTTAGACAAGCGCCTCCATTAGTACATGGATTCACCTCACATCCAAGTGctatgaaaaaaatacaaaaatgtttttcacCACAAAATGTTGTAAACtagaaattattaatatttttttatgaaaatgtcTTTTTGTTTACTATTTGTATCATAAAAACTAAAGCGACAGTAAGTCTAAAAACAATTCAGTATGTTTCCAatacatatttgttttcttaCGTGTTGTAAGATACACTGCACTTGACGTATATTCTGAACCATCAACAAGAGCAGACACACTAAAAGAATATGCTGCTCCAGGTGTCAGGCCATCAATGGTAGTGCTTCTAGCTTCTCCATCTGCCACAGCAACCTGTTGGCTTCCGCCACCACCATCGCCACCACCATCCTCCGAACTGTACCGGATGAAAAACGAGTCTGGTGTTGGCCCTTGGTAATCCCACATGACATTGGCACTGGTGGATGAGAATTCTGTGACCTCACCAGCCTGTGGCGAACTGACACCTAATGatacaaaaatgttattatttatttaagccttgtctacactaatttgacaaaagatgtgtgatgtgcccacatatggtagtgatatggccaaataagatgtcatcatgtctatatatgggcatatcacatttattgtcacataaagtttaatagtgtagagcGAGCTTTAGTTTACTTTAAGTATATTTTGTATAGTACATACTCTGGCCACTAGCCGAATCATAACTTGCATAATTAGAAGCAAATTCATCTCCATCTCCTGTTACCACGGCTACACGGAATTCATAGTTTTCTCCGACAACAAGGTCATTAACAATTGCGCTTCTCTCTGACCCGGCAACTGTCATTGTCTGCTCTGTTGCACTGCCCTCTTGTCTGTAGCTTATAATAAACGAATCTGCGTTGTTGCCATCATAGTCCCACTGTAACTGGGCACCGTTGGAACCTGATGATGTGATTTGTTGTAGAAAGGGAGAGTCTTCCGCTGTTTGAAGGTAAAAATAAACGTGTTAATAAACTGCATTAGAATTGTGTATATATCCAGCGATATTATAAATACATAGGCAGAATCAGCCGGCCTTTCTCATTGGATCAGGTTCAGCACTTCACTTTACAATTTTTAGGCTCTATTAAAATCCTGGAACCGCAACTGTCTCTAAAGTTTGTATCTTCATAAAATTATATAAGAATTAAAACAAAGGGCACAATTTATTTGGATTAGCTTCTGTGTTTATTGTTGCTCAGCACAGACCTTAAAATATTCATCCTCTATGTACTTGGTTGAAGTAGTAGTAtatgtggaaataaattgaattgaattgttgctacagatttaaatttaaatagatCGAATAATAGATTAATCATTTACCAGATCCAACAGCTGAATTAAAATTGACTTGATTTGAATGAGCCTTGGAGCCATCAGTTTGACTAACAGAAGAAACACTAAATGTGTAGCTTTCTCCTGGGGTCAGGTTTTCAAACATAAAACTTCGTGCGGATCCATCGACAGTCTGTTCATTGATAGAACCATCTGACGCTGCTTGATAACGGACAATAAAACTGCTAGCGGATCCACTGTACGACCATTCAAGACCAGCATATGTAGAGTCGAAGTTTGTGATTGGATGCAAATATGGTCCAGCAaatcctataaaaaaaaaaataatactatacaaTTAAACTCTAATAATAAGAGGAAAATCATGATTAAACaatctttttatttatcatcatcAGGAACAATTTTACAGTTTGAAGCCATAAAAAtgaatgtactgtataataataagcAAAATTGCTATCATGAGGCAATGTATCACAAAGATTCATTGTTCTCACTATTAAACAAATGGAGTGCTAAACCTAATATAAAGTCCTATGTCTTACATTGGAACTTCTTGAATTTACTAAGGCAATCTAACagacaggatgctgagctccggagatcaaagggtttatctggtGGCTgcaacacgatcagttccacgccccttaaCCGACACCgtgaatatgtacatagtacagtactgtggtatttgtcgcagccagacataagatcaaaggactgtacgagttcctatcttggcaaggcgagcttaGTGCCCTGTCATTAGATTACCTTGAATTTTTTAGAAACAAAACTGCTTTAAAGTATGAACAAGAGAGAAACAATGATAAAGGATGCTGATAAAGCAGAAAAGGTAAACTTACTGAGATCAAGCATCTCAATGTTACTTTCAGTCTCCTCATCCATAAACACAGATATGACCTGAAATGTGTATATTTGACCTGGGTTCAAATCAGCCACATATAACTCAAAGTCTGACATTCTACTCACTGTCCCAGACATCTCCACATTGTCTACATCACCAGAGTACATCACAATGAAATACTCTACAGGTACAAACTCTGAAAAGCGCCATTGAGCATTTGCCCAGGATTCTCCATGGTCTGTGATTGGAAGAAGAACTGGCGGGCCTTCAACTGAAAATAATTGACAATGagaaattcttttattttctttgtatattatactaaataataaaaatacaaataacaacTCTAATTGTTGTTAGTTATTGTGTT contains:
- the LOC140042330 gene encoding uncharacterized protein, whose product is MFGYNQLNVLNNWRLLILLVSCLHSCCVNASCSPDPCQNDAECLEAIHEPGYICKCPVGFHGQNCDENSFTECQESHYGEVGELFSPNFPEPYDSRDNCLYFIKVPSASHVVLNFSVFDVEDFKDSLEIGAGPLADYDLPDVVYLEGHEVPPPLEVESNQVFFIWNTDRNLVFQGWHIKYTSVEGPPVLLPITDHGESWANAQWRFSEFVPVEYFIVMYSGDVDNVEMSGTVSRMSDFELYVADLNPGQIYTFQVISVFMDEETESNIEMLDLRFAGPYLHPITNFDSTYAGLEWSYSGSASSFIVRYQAASDGSINEQTVDGSARSFMFENLTPGESYTFSVSSVSQTDGSKAHSNQVNFNSAVGSAEDSPFLQQITSSGSNGAQLQWDYDGNNADSFIISYRQEGSATEQTMTVAGSERSAIVNDLVVGENYEFRVAVVTGDGDEFASNYASYDSASGQSVSSPQAGEVTEFSSTSANVMWDYQGPTPDSFFIRYSSEDGGGDGGGGSQQVAVADGEARSTTIDGLTPGAAYSFSVSALVDGSEYTSSAVYLTTPLGCEVNPCTNGGACLTVGNAYSCNCAPGFSGQNCQSNVNDCSGISCMNGGECIDHIDGFDCACADGFTGTTCEVVVSSVNECGSNPCQNGAACFDGHNSYTCNCVDGFDGDHCELVCIALKLRLLI